One window of Thalassovita mediterranea genomic DNA carries:
- the fliF gene encoding flagellar M-ring protein FliF — MPPSRQLALAAAVLGVIFAMVFLVQGAMSEPKSLLYSKLEPATAGEVIEELEQRGIDYELRGDSIFIAQSQRDQVRYALARQGLPQQSVQGYELLDDVNGFSVTSEMYNAAYWRAKEGELTRTILAIDGVSAARVHIGASLGSGFARSQTPQTASVTLSTAHDLSPGQAEAIQFLVALAVAGLAPEDVAVIDPVKGVIAGPNVAKASQPSIAADNQATMLEDKIMRLIEARVGAGNARVSVSVDVNRQRQTISERTVDPDSRIVRSRTTNDVSETSAGTSGALSAASNLPQGTGGGEGNSSTMRNSTESINYEFNERRTETELLPGQVERISIAVLLNEDALVEEGLDPAAAQAAAQEILNDFEQLILSGAGLNTARGDTLTVELMPFQVAEVPDMVTAPTMVETLVQNYFWSGLQALLLGLVVIVLGLGVVRPLLSQKKVETAALEGPAPNAAENAGEESPDPFVYLSDYTRERPDEAVALLQSWLSEDRKAAVNE; from the coding sequence TTGCCGCCAAGCCGCCAGCTTGCCCTGGCGGCCGCGGTGCTTGGTGTGATCTTCGCGATGGTGTTCCTCGTCCAGGGCGCGATGAGCGAACCCAAATCGCTTCTTTACTCCAAGCTGGAACCGGCGACGGCAGGTGAGGTCATCGAGGAACTGGAACAGCGCGGCATCGACTATGAACTGCGCGGAGACTCGATCTTCATTGCGCAGAGCCAGCGCGATCAGGTCCGCTATGCGCTCGCGCGTCAGGGCCTGCCGCAACAATCGGTGCAAGGCTATGAGCTGCTCGACGACGTCAACGGCTTCTCCGTAACTTCGGAAATGTACAATGCCGCCTACTGGCGCGCCAAGGAAGGTGAGCTGACGCGCACAATTCTGGCGATAGATGGCGTGTCGGCCGCACGAGTTCACATCGGCGCAAGCCTCGGGTCAGGTTTTGCCCGCTCGCAGACGCCGCAGACGGCATCCGTCACGCTGAGCACGGCGCATGACCTGTCACCCGGCCAGGCCGAAGCCATCCAGTTCCTGGTTGCGCTCGCTGTTGCGGGGCTTGCGCCAGAAGACGTTGCTGTCATCGACCCGGTCAAAGGCGTCATTGCAGGTCCGAATGTTGCGAAAGCCTCCCAGCCATCCATCGCTGCCGACAATCAGGCGACCATGCTGGAAGACAAGATCATGCGGCTGATCGAGGCCCGGGTGGGCGCAGGTAATGCGCGCGTGTCCGTCAGCGTCGATGTGAACCGCCAGCGCCAGACGATCTCGGAACGCACTGTAGACCCGGACTCACGTATCGTGCGCAGCCGCACCACTAATGATGTCAGCGAAACCAGCGCTGGTACGAGCGGCGCGCTCAGCGCAGCCAGCAATCTGCCGCAGGGCACGGGCGGCGGTGAAGGCAATTCCAGCACGATGCGCAACTCCACCGAGAGCATCAATTACGAATTCAATGAGCGCCGCACCGAAACAGAACTTCTGCCAGGTCAGGTGGAGCGGATCTCCATCGCCGTCCTTCTCAATGAGGACGCGCTTGTTGAGGAGGGGCTCGATCCGGCTGCCGCACAGGCCGCCGCACAGGAAATCCTGAACGATTTCGAGCAGCTCATCCTTTCTGGCGCAGGTCTGAACACAGCGCGGGGCGATACGCTGACGGTGGAGCTCATGCCGTTCCAGGTCGCTGAAGTGCCTGACATGGTAACAGCGCCAACCATGGTTGAGACGCTGGTCCAGAATTATTTCTGGTCGGGTCTGCAGGCGCTGCTTCTTGGTCTGGTCGTCATCGTTCTTGGCCTCGGCGTAGTTCGCCCGCTCCTGTCTCAGAAAAAGGTGGAGACCGCCGCGCTTGAAGGTCCTGCGCCGAACGCAGCCGAGAATGCCGGCGAAGAATCGCCCGACCCGTTTGTCTATCTTTCCGACTACACCCGCGAGCGTCCGGACGAGGCAGTCGCCCTGCTTCAGTCCTGGCTGAGCGAAGACAGAAAGGCAGCTGTGAATGAGTAG
- a CDS encoding FliM/FliN family flagellar motor switch protein, with the protein MANPEVQPSSDESEDRRDTSPVNQFRRAIYGVPVTLTVSVGQRRLSVQEVLDLTPDSVIALDSRIEDPVRLMVDDKLIARGELVETDNGGIAVKITEIAEEADASEG; encoded by the coding sequence ATGGCAAATCCTGAGGTTCAGCCAAGCAGCGACGAAAGCGAAGACCGGCGAGATACCTCTCCGGTCAATCAGTTTCGCCGCGCGATTTATGGCGTGCCTGTCACCCTGACCGTGTCGGTCGGCCAGCGCCGTCTCAGCGTTCAGGAAGTGCTCGACCTCACGCCAGACTCCGTCATCGCACTCGACTCGCGCATTGAAGATCCGGTCCGCCTGATGGTCGATGACAAGCTCATCGCCCGCGGCGAGCTGGTCGAGACTGACAATGGCGGTATTGCCGTCAAGATCACTGAAATCGCGGAAGAGGCTGATGCTTCTGAAGGCTAG
- the fliP gene encoding flagellar type III secretion system pore protein FliP (The bacterial flagellar biogenesis protein FliP forms a type III secretion system (T3SS)-type pore required for flagellar assembly.) yields MLLKARDSGLILRLASLIAFALILGFAAHAQEAGDAGAALDAVLGQDGEGGLSGTVIILFLVVTVLSLVPGLAMMVTCLPFLVIVFSFIRQALGVQQAPPNMMLMALAIFLTFFIMEPTFTQAWANGVSPYIDGTIDEAVAWQQTTDPFRTFMTARVEPGTLSVLGDALNRPIVEGEEPAFSMLATGFMLSEIKHAFQIGFVIFLPFLVIDLVVASVLMAVGMMMVPPTVVSLPFKIGFFVLADGWLKITEALVRGYAG; encoded by the coding sequence ATGCTTCTGAAGGCTAGGGATAGTGGCCTGATCCTGCGTCTCGCCAGCCTGATTGCCTTTGCCCTTATCCTTGGCTTTGCGGCGCACGCGCAGGAAGCTGGCGATGCGGGCGCGGCGCTGGATGCTGTGCTTGGTCAGGACGGCGAAGGCGGGCTGAGCGGTACCGTCATAATCCTGTTCCTTGTCGTGACGGTGCTCAGCCTTGTGCCGGGCCTCGCCATGATGGTGACCTGCCTGCCATTCCTGGTCATCGTGTTTTCATTCATCCGGCAGGCGCTCGGCGTTCAGCAGGCCCCGCCAAACATGATGCTGATGGCGCTCGCCATCTTCCTGACCTTCTTCATCATGGAGCCCACCTTCACCCAGGCATGGGCAAATGGTGTCTCGCCGTACATCGACGGCACGATTGATGAGGCCGTTGCCTGGCAGCAGACAACCGATCCATTCCGGACCTTCATGACCGCGCGTGTCGAACCGGGGACGCTCAGCGTGCTGGGCGATGCGCTCAACCGGCCCATCGTCGAAGGCGAGGAGCCAGCTTTCTCGATGCTGGCCACCGGGTTCATGCTTTCTGAAATTAAACATGCATTTCAGATCGGATTTGTAATCTTTCTTCCATTTCTTGTTATTGATCTCGTCGTAGCGTCTGTCCTGATGGCCGTCGGCATGATGATGGTTCCGCCAACCGTCGTGTCGCTGCCATTCAAGATCGGGTTCTTCGTGCTGGCCGATGGCTGGCTGAAGATCACCGAGGCACTGGTAAGAGGATATGCCGGATGA
- a CDS encoding flagellar basal body P-ring protein FlgI, translating into MKPILALLALAALAVTAQPALQADAQTRIRDVVDVEGVRQNDLIGYGIVVGLNGTGDSVRNSPFTEDSLTYMLERLGVNVQGEDIKPDNVAAVLVTATLPSFARNGSTLDISVASIGDAESLEGGTLVLTPLKGADNEVYAVAQGSIVVSGIDVKADGARARRGTPTQGAIPNGARVEREIPYQFNDRNSLVLALREPDFTTAARIEDTINAAIGSPVAFTRDPGTVDIDLRSLQGSPSRVLASIENLPIEVAVPARIVIDEQSGTIVLGKDVTISRVAIAQGDISIKVTETPVVSQPNPFADGESIALPRSQIEIGETGSRNIATLDANVTLSQLIAGLNALGVSPQEMGDIIRTMKAAGALHADLIIQ; encoded by the coding sequence ATGAAGCCGATCCTCGCTCTTCTCGCCCTCGCAGCCCTCGCTGTTACGGCCCAGCCTGCACTTCAGGCCGACGCGCAGACCCGGATCCGCGATGTGGTCGACGTAGAGGGTGTGCGCCAGAACGATCTGATCGGTTACGGCATCGTGGTTGGCCTCAACGGCACCGGCGACTCGGTGCGAAACTCCCCGTTCACCGAGGATTCGCTCACCTATATGCTCGAACGCCTTGGCGTGAACGTGCAGGGTGAGGACATCAAGCCGGACAATGTCGCAGCGGTGCTTGTCACCGCGACGCTGCCATCTTTTGCCCGAAACGGCTCCACGCTGGATATCTCGGTGGCCTCAATCGGTGACGCCGAGAGCCTTGAAGGCGGCACGCTGGTGCTGACCCCACTCAAGGGCGCCGACAATGAAGTCTATGCTGTCGCCCAGGGCAGTATCGTTGTTTCTGGCATCGATGTGAAAGCAGACGGCGCACGCGCCCGCCGCGGGACACCAACACAGGGCGCCATCCCGAACGGCGCGCGCGTCGAGCGCGAAATCCCCTACCAGTTCAATGACCGCAACTCGCTGGTCTTGGCCCTTCGTGAGCCGGACTTCACGACCGCGGCGCGCATCGAAGACACGATTAACGCCGCAATCGGCTCGCCCGTCGCCTTTACACGCGATCCGGGCACGGTCGATATCGACCTTCGCAGCCTGCAGGGCTCCCCTTCGCGGGTACTTGCCAGCATTGAGAACCTTCCGATCGAAGTCGCTGTCCCCGCCCGCATTGTGATTGACGAGCAGTCTGGCACGATCGTCCTCGGCAAGGACGTCACCATTTCACGCGTCGCCATCGCGCAGGGCGATATTTCCATCAAGGTGACCGAGACACCGGTTGTGTCGCAGCCGAACCCCTTCGCCGATGGCGAGTCGATTGCCCTGCCCCGTTCGCAGATCGAGATCGGCGAGACAGGCTCACGCAATATCGCAACGCTCGACGCCAACGTGACGCTCTCGCAGCTGATCGCAGGCCTCAACGCGCTCGGCGTGTCCCCGCAGGAAATGGGCGACATCATCCGCACCATGAAGGCGGCAGGCGCCCTGCACGCAGATCTGATTATCCAGTAA
- the flgK gene encoding flagellar hook-associated protein FlgK, whose translation MSLSNAINTARTGLQVTGLRADMVATNVSNATTPGYIRRSVLVSEQITSTNPSGVRVDGVGRATNDPLTAQRMASGSDLAQASVMASTWASLSARLGDSVDGTGLFSKMSGFESALANAAATPESQANLNAIVDSVRALASEFNSLSDFVSSERIDADREIANGVETVNDALRQIQAINSQLSGTDRSSAKAAALMDERQRYVDTISEFVPVQTVQRPAGAIDIMTKEGVFLLAGSAREIEFSPAAAVGPGDGIDTGALSGIKVGNVDITPGAASYGAISSGLFGALFTLRDTDLPAFQDQLDTVASDVLARLDNADLAGGANTSLLIDPDPGAGVGVAARISINPLIDPLQGGQLSLLRDGLDAVAPGDAGNGRLFNAMLDAMSSNRSLSSGGFQGSYTATGLVAGFASRTGQMRVSSEAVQASTAAQHSIMVEAEQKQTGVDVDAQMQLLLEIEQAYAANARVIEVANQMMLRLMEL comes from the coding sequence TTGAGTCTGTCAAACGCCATCAATACCGCCCGCACCGGTCTCCAAGTGACCGGCTTGCGGGCGGATATGGTCGCAACGAACGTTTCGAACGCGACGACGCCGGGCTATATCCGGCGCTCGGTGCTTGTCAGCGAACAGATCACCTCGACCAATCCATCCGGCGTGCGGGTGGACGGCGTCGGCCGCGCAACGAATGATCCGCTGACGGCGCAGCGTATGGCGTCCGGCAGCGATCTGGCTCAGGCCAGCGTTATGGCATCAACCTGGGCGTCGCTTTCGGCGCGCCTCGGCGACAGTGTCGATGGGACGGGCCTCTTCTCCAAAATGTCAGGGTTTGAGTCCGCGCTCGCGAATGCCGCGGCGACACCTGAATCCCAGGCAAATCTCAACGCCATAGTCGACTCGGTTCGCGCGCTCGCATCCGAGTTCAATAGTCTTTCAGATTTTGTCTCCTCTGAACGTATCGACGCAGACCGCGAGATCGCGAACGGCGTGGAAACCGTGAACGATGCGCTGAGGCAGATTCAGGCCATCAACTCACAACTTTCGGGAACTGACAGATCATCGGCCAAGGCCGCTGCGCTGATGGATGAGCGCCAGCGCTACGTCGATACGATCTCCGAGTTCGTTCCGGTCCAGACCGTCCAGCGCCCTGCAGGCGCGATTGATATAATGACCAAGGAGGGTGTCTTCCTTCTGGCCGGCAGCGCGCGCGAGATTGAGTTCTCGCCTGCCGCAGCTGTCGGCCCAGGTGACGGTATCGACACTGGCGCTCTTTCGGGCATCAAGGTCGGCAACGTGGATATCACGCCCGGTGCGGCCTCCTATGGCGCGATCTCCAGCGGGCTTTTCGGAGCGCTCTTCACGCTTCGTGATACAGACCTGCCCGCCTTCCAGGACCAGCTCGATACGGTCGCCAGCGATGTGCTGGCGCGTCTCGATAATGCAGATCTTGCAGGCGGGGCGAATACGAGCCTGCTGATCGACCCTGACCCCGGTGCCGGCGTCGGCGTGGCCGCCCGCATTTCGATCAATCCGCTCATTGATCCGCTTCAGGGCGGTCAGCTCAGCCTGCTGCGCGATGGCCTCGACGCCGTTGCACCTGGTGATGCCGGTAATGGCCGCCTCTTCAATGCGATGCTGGACGCGATGTCCTCCAACCGCTCACTGAGCAGTGGAGGGTTTCAGGGAAGCTATACCGCAACTGGCCTTGTCGCTGGATTTGCGTCACGCACCGGACAGATGCGCGTGTCCAGTGAGGCCGTTCAGGCTTCAACCGCCGCCCAGCACTCGATCATGGTCGAAGCTGAGCAGAAGCAGACAGGCGTCGATGTCGACGCACAGATGCAGCTACTTTTGGAAATCGAGCAGGCCTATGCCGCGAATGCGCGCGTCATTGAAGTCGCCAACCAGATGATGCTCAGATTGATGGAGCTCTAG
- a CDS encoding flagellar hook-basal body complex protein: protein MSISSSLNAGVMGLNSNASRLSTISDNIANSSTYGYKRSVADFSSMVIQKQASAYAAGGVTVNTFKDIQQTGSLINTGNSTDIAVGGRGLLPVTDGAGVGSLASERELMLLPTGSFYADESGNLRTQSGMFLLGWAVDSDGGIGTVSRNSGANLQPVNISASQYVASPTSRIDLGINLPADATLAGASGQPYDLPIEYFDNIGRAQTLSLSFVPNVPTDGATNQWTVQVFDSATDGTDPIAELTLDFTDAVDQGGRLEDVTAATGTVYDETTGIMTLTLPHGDVDVMVGRPGGTTGVTQLSAPFSPTNVTKDGAPIGDLQSVEVDEKGFLQAVYNSGYRRALYQIPVGDVPNMNGLRAKDGQAFSVSAESGNLYLWDAGTGPVGEVAGYSLMESTTDIAAELTDLIETQRAYSSNAKIVQTVDEMLQETTNLKR from the coding sequence ATGAGTATCTCTTCGTCCCTGAATGCAGGAGTAATGGGGCTGAATTCAAACGCGAGCCGTTTGTCCACGATCTCCGACAATATCGCGAACTCTTCGACTTACGGCTACAAGCGCAGCGTCGCAGACTTTTCCAGCATGGTCATCCAGAAACAGGCCTCCGCCTACGCGGCTGGCGGTGTGACCGTGAACACCTTCAAGGATATCCAGCAGACCGGGTCGCTCATCAATACGGGCAACTCGACCGATATCGCAGTTGGCGGCCGCGGCCTCCTGCCAGTGACCGATGGTGCTGGTGTTGGTTCGCTGGCATCTGAACGCGAGCTCATGCTGCTCCCGACCGGCTCTTTCTATGCAGACGAGTCCGGCAACCTTCGCACCCAGAGCGGCATGTTCCTGCTCGGTTGGGCCGTCGATAGCGATGGCGGCATCGGCACAGTCAGCCGCAATAGCGGTGCAAACCTTCAGCCGGTGAACATCTCGGCGTCCCAGTATGTTGCCTCGCCGACCTCCCGGATTGATCTTGGCATCAACCTGCCTGCGGATGCGACGCTCGCAGGCGCTTCCGGCCAGCCATATGATCTGCCGATCGAATATTTTGACAATATCGGCCGTGCACAGACCCTGTCTCTGTCCTTTGTCCCGAACGTGCCGACTGACGGCGCGACCAATCAGTGGACGGTGCAGGTCTTCGATAGCGCGACGGACGGCACAGACCCGATTGCAGAACTGACGCTCGACTTCACGGATGCTGTCGACCAGGGCGGGCGCCTTGAGGATGTCACGGCAGCGACCGGAACCGTCTATGACGAGACGACCGGGATCATGACGCTCACCCTGCCTCATGGCGATGTCGACGTAATGGTCGGCAGGCCAGGCGGCACGACCGGCGTGACGCAACTTTCCGCACCATTCTCGCCAACCAATGTGACCAAGGACGGCGCACCGATTGGTGACCTTCAGTCGGTCGAAGTCGATGAAAAAGGCTTCCTGCAGGCTGTGTACAACTCCGGCTATCGCCGTGCGCTTTACCAGATCCCTGTCGGTGACGTGCCGAACATGAATGGTCTTCGCGCCAAGGATGGTCAGGCTTTCTCCGTCTCGGCTGAAAGCGGCAACCTCTATCTCTGGGATGCAGGTACGGGTCCTGTCGGTGAAGTCGCAGGTTACTCCCTGATGGAGTCGACCACGGACATCGCTGCAGAGCTGACCGACCTCATCGAAACGCAGCGCGCCTATTCGTCGAATGCGAAGATCGTGCAGACCGTCGATGAGATGCTTCAGGAAACAACCAATCTGAAGCGCTAG
- a CDS encoding OmpA family protein: MAQSPSDAHHVTIIKRKKVVKGDGHHGGAWKVAYADFVTAMMAFFLLMWLLNATTEDQRKGIADYFNPSIPVSRVSGGGADGLNGSSLMAEDAAVKVGTGATGIGDGQSMEQQRHTDIQRDLEQMREKLGEDPERLSEHLMVKMTPEGIVLEIVDSESRPLFELGRSEPTPLMTNLLDAVSGSLNTFENDVKIVGHTDDRPFRGAAGYDNWRLSSDRANTARQLLAANGFPADRVREVSGRADTDPLVPGDPSAARNRRISITIMTDAPGPAAS; this comes from the coding sequence ATGGCACAATCGCCGTCCGACGCTCACCACGTCACGATCATCAAGCGCAAGAAAGTCGTCAAAGGCGACGGGCACCATGGCGGGGCCTGGAAAGTCGCATATGCCGACTTCGTGACCGCGATGATGGCGTTCTTCCTTCTCATGTGGCTGTTGAACGCGACGACCGAAGACCAGCGCAAGGGCATCGCAGACTATTTCAACCCGTCCATTCCTGTAAGCCGTGTGTCCGGCGGCGGCGCCGACGGCCTGAATGGCAGCTCGCTCATGGCTGAAGACGCAGCGGTGAAAGTTGGCACCGGCGCAACGGGCATTGGCGACGGCCAGTCGATGGAGCAGCAGCGCCATACCGACATACAGCGCGACCTTGAGCAGATGCGTGAAAAGCTGGGCGAAGACCCAGAGCGCCTGTCGGAACATCTTATGGTCAAGATGACCCCTGAAGGCATCGTGCTTGAGATCGTTGATTCCGAAAGCCGTCCGCTTTTCGAACTCGGCCGCAGCGAACCAACGCCGCTTATGACAAATCTGCTCGATGCTGTGTCAGGTTCGCTCAACACGTTCGAGAATGACGTGAAGATTGTCGGCCATACCGATGACAGGCCATTCCGCGGGGCGGCAGGCTATGACAACTGGCGCCTGTCTTCTGACCGCGCGAACACGGCTCGTCAGCTCCTTGCGGCAAACGGCTTCCCGGCTGACCGTGTAAGAGAGGTTTCCGGCCGGGCAGATACAGACCCGCTGGTGCCTGGCGACCCGTCGGCTGCACGCAACCGCCGCATCTCGATCACCATCATGACAGATGCCCCGGGGCCCGCCGCGAGCTAA
- a CDS encoding FliM/FliN family flagellar motor C-terminal domain-containing protein, whose translation MAKACETWLKEALGFEMKAQIGAKSMCATEQAKVRIREKFGYICLPRGTGGLHGISLGAALAERFVARRLKEDLSHVEIAPPLFLRLMCDKPVRRLMGDLSRAVPAGLPLPDDFMVADPAGLPEVFVDGPKLVCVTVNLFGRGDVEPSGRLDFYYDVESLTAHAERLDRAAASNAKPKPLVNKSNLIQSIRRSSVGLDAVLAKLPITVADCSRLEVGQVLPLTDAEDGKLYLHAETLTGPVEIGEAELGNWKDRRAIKLTSPLLESFVQELSGA comes from the coding sequence ATGGCGAAGGCTTGTGAGACGTGGCTGAAAGAGGCTCTGGGCTTTGAAATGAAGGCCCAGATCGGCGCCAAGTCGATGTGTGCGACCGAACAGGCCAAAGTCCGTATTCGTGAAAAATTCGGCTATATTTGTTTACCACGCGGGACGGGCGGCCTTCACGGCATTTCGCTTGGTGCGGCCCTCGCTGAGCGTTTCGTCGCGCGCCGTCTGAAAGAAGACCTCTCCCATGTAGAGATCGCGCCGCCGCTTTTCCTGCGCCTGATGTGTGACAAGCCAGTGCGCCGGTTGATGGGGGACCTGTCGCGCGCTGTTCCGGCGGGCCTGCCGCTTCCCGATGACTTTATGGTCGCAGATCCAGCCGGGCTGCCGGAGGTCTTTGTCGACGGTCCGAAGCTCGTCTGCGTGACGGTGAACCTGTTTGGCCGCGGCGATGTCGAACCGAGTGGGCGCCTGGACTTCTACTATGACGTCGAAAGCCTGACCGCCCACGCCGAACGCCTAGACCGGGCGGCCGCGTCGAACGCGAAACCGAAGCCTCTCGTAAACAAGTCAAACCTGATCCAGTCGATCCGGCGCTCAAGTGTTGGCCTTGATGCCGTGCTGGCAAAGCTGCCTATCACGGTGGCTGACTGTTCGCGCCTGGAGGTCGGCCAGGTTCTGCCGCTGACCGATGCAGAGGACGGCAAGCTTTACCTGCATGCCGAGACGCTGACCGGGCCTGTGGAAATCGGTGAGGCCGAATTAGGCAACTGGAAAGACAGACGCGCCATAAAGCTGACTTCGCCCCTGCTGGAAAGTTTCGTTCAGGAGCTATCGGGCGCCTGA
- the motA gene encoding flagellar motor stator protein MotA codes for MNAILGILVTVGMVFGGYILAGGHMEIITHALPFEGMMIGGAAIGALLAANDFGTIKQTGADVLAAFTGSKWKKADYQDLLCLMSELLNVLRTNPVDIEQHIEDPAQSSIFQRYPKILKDEDAINMICDTIRSMLMNFDNVHQVEELLEKHLESLHEDKLAGSHALQNMADALPALGIVAAVLGVIKTMSSIDKPPEVLGGMIGGALVGTFLGVFLAYGLVGPFAARVKAIRTEEHFFYSMIGEMLVSNLHKNPVNICVEVARRHAPARVRPSFNEIEEALRGLKQAA; via the coding sequence TTGAACGCAATACTGGGCATCTTGGTGACGGTCGGCATGGTCTTTGGCGGCTATATTCTGGCTGGCGGACACATGGAGATCATCACCCATGCGCTTCCATTCGAAGGCATGATGATCGGCGGCGCGGCCATTGGCGCGCTTCTGGCGGCAAACGATTTCGGCACGATCAAGCAGACTGGCGCTGACGTGCTTGCGGCCTTCACCGGCTCCAAGTGGAAAAAAGCTGATTACCAGGACCTTCTCTGCCTCATGTCAGAGCTTCTGAACGTCCTGCGCACCAATCCGGTCGACATCGAGCAGCATATCGAAGACCCGGCGCAATCATCGATCTTCCAGCGGTATCCGAAAATCCTCAAGGATGAGGACGCCATCAACATGATCTGCGACACGATCCGGTCGATGCTGATGAACTTCGACAATGTCCACCAGGTCGAGGAACTGCTCGAAAAGCATCTGGAAAGCCTGCACGAGGACAAGCTGGCCGGGTCACACGCCCTGCAGAACATGGCAGACGCGCTGCCCGCGCTCGGCATCGTTGCGGCTGTGCTCGGTGTTATCAAGACGATGTCATCCATCGACAAGCCGCCGGAAGTTCTGGGCGGTATGATCGGCGGCGCGCTCGTCGGGACCTTCCTCGGCGTCTTCCTTGCCTACGGACTTGTTGGTCCTTTTGCGGCGCGGGTCAAAGCCATCCGGACCGAGGAGCACTTCTTCTACTCCATGATCGGCGAGATGCTTGTCTCCAACCTTCACAAGAACCCGGTCAACATCTGCGTCGAGGTGGCGAGACGCCACGCACCGGCACGGGTGCGTCCATCCTTCAATGAAATTGAAGAAGCACTGAGGGGGCTGAAGCAGGCAGCTTGA
- a CDS encoding flagellar hook-basal body complex protein, translated as MSNAIYAALARQSGLMTEMQVVANNLANSSTTGYKSDRAIFAEFIAGTRNNLADLSMGTLAGHEFDLEQGGLRFTNGKFDVAIQGEGYFLIETPQGQRLTRAGHFQLNAQSELITSAGYRVLNAGGGTIQIPEEATNVSIAGDGTISFDGQIIDQLGVVQTEGQLSREGNSMFAAEDGFQQVEEPRVVQGALEQSNVAPVLEIARMIEVQRAYEAGQALIEREDDRIAKFISTLRQL; from the coding sequence ATGTCGAACGCAATCTACGCTGCGCTAGCCCGCCAGTCCGGCCTGATGACTGAAATGCAGGTCGTCGCGAACAATCTCGCAAACTCCAGCACTACCGGTTATAAGTCTGACCGCGCCATCTTCGCCGAATTTATCGCCGGCACGCGCAACAATCTGGCGGACCTGTCGATGGGGACGCTTGCAGGCCACGAATTCGATCTGGAGCAGGGCGGGCTGCGCTTCACGAATGGCAAGTTCGATGTCGCCATTCAGGGCGAAGGCTATTTCCTCATTGAGACGCCGCAGGGCCAGCGCCTCACGCGTGCGGGCCACTTCCAGCTGAATGCCCAGTCCGAACTGATTACCTCTGCCGGTTACCGCGTATTGAATGCGGGTGGCGGCACCATCCAGATCCCGGAAGAGGCGACGAATGTCAGCATCGCTGGCGACGGCACCATCTCGTTCGATGGCCAGATTATCGATCAGCTTGGCGTCGTTCAGACAGAAGGCCAGCTCAGCCGCGAAGGCAATTCCATGTTCGCGGCAGAAGACGGCTTCCAGCAGGTTGAAGAGCCCCGCGTGGTTCAGGGTGCTCTCGAACAGTCAAACGTCGCTCCCGTGCTTGAGATCGCGCGCATGATTGAAGTGCAGCGCGCCTACGAAGCCGGGCAGGCGCTCATCGAACGTGAAGACGACCGGATTGCAAAATTCATCAGCACTTTACGCCAGCTTTAA
- the flgG gene encoding flagellar basal-body rod protein FlgG encodes MKSLQIAATGMAAQQLRVDVISNNIANMSTAAYRPRTAEFSDLMYQQYLTPGTISSQVGTVVPAGVQLGTGVKPSSVSMEITQGALRQTGSELDIAIDGTGFLEVQLPSGESAYTRDGKLNRSAEGQIVTKDGFELADGITIPQDARRISISSDGEVVAYFANEAQGQAIGTISLVRFVNEKGLEAMGDNMFRETEASGGPNRLVPATEGVGILRQGYLEDSGVDVVQEISELIEAQRGYELNSKVITAADEMLAATTRVR; translated from the coding sequence ATGAAATCACTGCAGATCGCAGCCACGGGCATGGCGGCACAACAGTTACGTGTCGACGTCATCTCCAACAACATTGCCAACATGAGCACGGCTGCCTACCGGCCGCGTACGGCAGAATTCTCCGATCTCATGTATCAGCAATATCTAACGCCTGGGACGATCTCCTCTCAGGTGGGCACGGTCGTGCCAGCCGGTGTGCAGCTTGGTACCGGTGTGAAGCCATCGTCCGTCTCGATGGAAATCACGCAGGGCGCGCTTCGCCAGACGGGATCAGAGCTTGATATCGCCATTGATGGTACAGGCTTCCTTGAGGTTCAGCTGCCTTCGGGCGAGTCTGCCTATACCCGCGACGGCAAGCTGAACCGCAGCGCTGAAGGCCAGATCGTCACCAAGGACGGCTTCGAACTCGCCGATGGGATCACCATTCCACAGGATGCCCGACGTATCTCCATCAGTAGCGATGGTGAAGTGGTTGCCTACTTCGCGAACGAAGCCCAGGGTCAGGCGATCGGCACGATCTCACTGGTCCGCTTCGTCAACGAAAAGGGCCTTGAGGCTATGGGCGACAACATGTTCCGCGAGACCGAAGCCTCGGGCGGGCCGAACAGGCTGGTCCCCGCCACCGAAGGGGTTGGCATTCTCCGTCAGGGCTATCTTGAAGACTCCGGCGTCGACGTCGTTCAGGAAATCTCCGAATTGATCGAGGCCCAGCGCGGCTATGAGCTGAACTCAAAAGTCATCACGGCAGCAGATGAGATGCTCGCTGCAACGACGAGAGTGAGGTAG